Proteins from a single region of Lentimicrobium saccharophilum:
- a CDS encoding FISUMP domain-containing protein produces MKKRFLPTVLMIAMITGAMAQKATMTLTYTADSNTQHLPLNSILIENLTQGGDTTLYAPDTVLVLDYITGMEEIGTFSGKGFSLSQNYPNPIIGKTTIELFLNEREEVVVTVSDVLGREVANQEFPLEQGTHSFTFYPGRESLYFLTARADNQTRTIKLLNYPTDADASGFYKLGYNGQLKTGAGDYKSGNLLNIFVFGLGDTLKFTSFTDLGERVITSSPTGDETYYFHYTGDPCPGTPTITDIDGNVYNTVQIGNQCWMKENLKTTTYRNGTAIPNVTDDNTWINLTTGAYAWYDNDISWKDSYGALYNWYAVVDSKGLCPAGWHTPTDSEWIILTDYLGGESIAGGKMKSTRTESDAHPWWILPNTGATNESGFSGLPGGYRYGNGTFSYIGAYGYFWSSGEFSSSLAWYRTLLYNYSYVYRSYGSKQIGFSVRCLRD; encoded by the coding sequence ATGAAAAAAAGATTTTTGCCTACCGTTTTAATGATCGCAATGATCACGGGCGCGATGGCCCAGAAAGCAACAATGACCCTGACCTATACCGCCGATAGCAATACCCAGCATCTGCCATTGAACAGCATCCTGATCGAGAACCTGACCCAGGGTGGGGACACCACGCTTTATGCACCTGATACTGTTTTAGTATTAGACTATATCACCGGAATGGAAGAAATCGGCACTTTCAGCGGCAAAGGTTTTTCCCTTTCCCAAAACTACCCAAATCCAATAATAGGCAAAACGACAATTGAGCTTTTTTTGAATGAAAGAGAGGAGGTTGTGGTTACTGTCAGTGATGTGTTGGGAAGAGAGGTGGCCAATCAGGAATTTCCGTTAGAACAGGGCACCCATTCCTTCACCTTTTACCCTGGCAGGGAAAGCCTCTATTTTCTCACTGCCCGTGCAGATAATCAAACCCGAACAATAAAATTGTTAAATTATCCAACCGATGCGGATGCTTCAGGATTTTACAAACTGGGATACAACGGGCAGCTGAAAACCGGAGCCGGGGATTATAAATCGGGAAACCTTCTGAACATTTTTGTATTTGGACTGGGTGACACACTTAAATTCACTTCTTTTACTGATCTTGGTGAACGAGTCATTACGAGTTCACCCACAGGTGACGAGACCTATTATTTTCATTATACCGGCGATCCATGCCCCGGTACTCCAACGATAACCGATATTGATGGCAATGTATATAATACTGTGCAGATAGGTAATCAATGCTGGATGAAAGAGAACCTGAAAACCACAACCTATCGGAACGGTACTGCCATTCCCAATGTCACGGACGACAATACCTGGATCAACCTTACTACCGGCGCTTATGCTTGGTATGACAACGACATTTCTTGGAAAGACAGTTACGGCGCATTGTACAATTGGTATGCAGTGGTTGATAGCAAGGGACTTTGCCCGGCCGGCTGGCATACACCGACCGATTCTGAATGGATAATTTTAACCGACTACCTTGGTGGTGAAAGCATTGCCGGTGGTAAAATGAAGAGTACCCGCACAGAATCCGATGCACACCCATGGTGGATTTTACCCAATACCGGAGCAACCAATGAGAGCGGATTTTCAGGTCTTCCGGGGGGCTACCGCTACGGCAATGGTACATTCAGCTACATTGGTGCGTACGGTTACTTCTGGAGTTCCGGTGAGTTCAGTTCAAGCCTTGCCTGGTACCGAACCCTGCTTTACAATTACAGCTATGTCTACAGGAGCTACGGCAGTAAGCAAATTGGCTTCTCTGTTCGTTGCCTCAGGGATTAA
- a CDS encoding IS5 family transposase, producing the protein MRKTYKKLAPTPKYVSPAQLTLEGFETPFERSLNPKNRWVVLARLIPWDEICNIYLKHIGISPTGRPPISPRIVIGSLIIKHLCNLDDRETVDQISENIYMQYFLGYPSFSDQAPFDPSLLTDFRKRLSIDQVNAINERIVFLKAKFESQQGNAPKPEDKYRSEDNEQEPDNKGRLIIDATACPQDIAYPTDLDLLSDAREKTEQLIDKLYNPQLHIKKPRTYRQVARKRYLQTAQKKNKSKKVIRKAVGSQLRFLARNLRSVNSMLDSYGQIPLEPKDHKYLLVINTLFEQQKQMYDNHSHSIESRIVSIHQPHVRPIVRGKSHAKVEFGAKIHISLIDGISFLDELSWEAFNEGSHMMDYIERYRKRFGFYPKEVLADQIYCNRSNRAALKEKQIKLLAKPLGRPSAVSIHVSPGERNPIEGKFGQAKTGYGLNRIRARLKGTSETWIASIFLVLNLVKLAGLGALSLPGRLAMSFSAMLLQFEGIDFGPERSWRRNVCLYAYVILR; encoded by the coding sequence ATGCGGAAGACTTATAAAAAGCTTGCACCAACCCCCAAATATGTCAGTCCGGCTCAACTGACCCTCGAAGGATTCGAGACACCATTCGAGCGCTCACTTAACCCGAAAAATCGATGGGTAGTTTTGGCCCGATTGATTCCATGGGATGAGATATGCAATATTTATCTTAAACATATTGGCATCAGCCCTACTGGCAGGCCACCAATCAGCCCACGGATAGTCATAGGGTCACTTATTATTAAGCACCTGTGCAATCTGGATGACAGGGAAACAGTAGATCAAATCTCGGAGAACATCTACATGCAATATTTTCTTGGATATCCTAGTTTTAGTGACCAGGCTCCATTTGACCCATCGCTGTTGACAGACTTTCGCAAGAGGTTAAGCATTGATCAGGTAAATGCCATAAATGAACGCATCGTATTTCTGAAGGCCAAGTTTGAATCACAGCAGGGCAATGCTCCGAAACCAGAGGATAAATACAGATCAGAAGACAATGAACAGGAACCGGACAACAAGGGCCGTCTGATTATTGATGCAACAGCTTGTCCACAAGATATAGCATACCCGACAGACCTTGATCTGCTCTCAGATGCAAGGGAGAAGACGGAACAACTCATAGACAAGTTGTATAATCCACAACTTCATATAAAAAAGCCAAGGACCTACCGACAGGTAGCCCGAAAGAGATATTTGCAAACTGCACAGAAGAAAAACAAGTCAAAAAAGGTTATTCGCAAAGCTGTTGGTAGTCAGCTGAGGTTTCTTGCACGCAATTTACGTTCGGTAAACAGTATGTTGGACAGCTACGGTCAAATTCCGCTTGAGCCCAAAGATCACAAGTATTTGTTGGTAATCAATACGCTTTTCGAACAGCAGAAGCAGATGTACGACAACCACAGCCACAGTATTGAAAGCAGGATTGTAAGCATTCACCAGCCCCACGTAAGACCAATTGTAAGGGGCAAGAGCCATGCAAAAGTTGAGTTTGGGGCTAAGATTCATATATCGCTAATCGATGGAATCTCATTTCTGGATGAGCTTAGCTGGGAAGCGTTCAATGAAGGAAGTCACATGATGGATTACATCGAACGGTACAGGAAAAGATTTGGATTTTATCCTAAAGAAGTGCTGGCAGATCAAATATATTGCAATCGTTCAAACAGAGCAGCTCTGAAGGAAAAGCAAATTAAACTATTAGCCAAGCCGCTTGGCAGGCCTTCGGCAGTGTCAATTCACGTAAGTCCGGGAGAAAGGAATCCAATCGAAGGCAAGTTCGGACAAGCCAAAACCGGTTACGGGTTAAATCGCATCAGGGCAAGGCTGAAGGGAACAAGCGAAACGTGGATTGCGAGCATATTTTTAGTGCTCAACCTGGTCAAACTGGCCGGGTTGGGTGCCCTATCCTTGCCTGGTAGATTGGCTATGAGTTTTTCAGCAATGCTGTTGCAGTTTGAAGGAATTGATTTTGGACCGGAAAGATCATGGCGCCGGAATGTTTGCCTATATGCATATGTAATCCTCAGATAA